From Amphiura filiformis chromosome 20, Afil_fr2py, whole genome shotgun sequence, a single genomic window includes:
- the LOC140141763 gene encoding LOW QUALITY PROTEIN: uncharacterized protein (The sequence of the model RefSeq protein was modified relative to this genomic sequence to represent the inferred CDS: inserted 1 base in 1 codon), which translates to MVFRQFQVVAAAAVILSLASIWISSAHAVTTSEPETGDYEVTEVYTEVVAITTEQTSENDEEQKPGYPGDSFLSLKFTITNRDMSNAKEVEVEIVTEVSAFCQPRFDNFLSAIVLSLQAGSVITEVAVLFTRKLEPVEETVVIQTFYEAVELNGTLGSFQVGSLYVDALRAIDKPGKYRRIADACDITQCIHDKMTCSSEGVICLSTCEDNKDYCQNNSTCVDNMSAENFIGCNCVDGYKGYQCEIPPKKRSRPYSENVFIGIIVAASVVLFCLLLLLACLLCSRIKRKKSEYRSDIYPAENVIALEMSSDYFIVGGSAXQTEDSFLLTQYMLNGIPPKPGFSHSVMQTTDSFLLNKSQGRPYIKKGKTAPAPNTPSKPKNNTTDNDKSREKAVDVTLEKRQKPTEKVKGQAEIDGGVDNKGAVNEAFVKDEDIVASKQAKETDDELKDPKKIVKV; encoded by the exons CCGTGACCACAAGTGAACCAGAAACTGGCGATTACGAGGTGACAGAGGTATATACTGAAGTTGTTGCCATAACAACGGAGCAAACATCCGAAAATGATGAGGAACAAAAACCAG GTTACCCAGGCGATAGCTTCTTGTCGTTGAAGTTCACCATCACCAACAGGGATATGTCTAATGCCAAGGAGGTAGAAGTAGAAATAGTAACTGAG GTGTCTGCTTTTTGTCAGCCACGCTTTGACAATTTTCTCTCCGCCATTGTTTTAAGCTTACA AGCTGGGAGTGTGATTACTGAAGTGGCTGTTCTATTTACTCGTAAACTTGAACCTGTGGAAGAAACCGTTGTTATTCAAACATTTTATGAAGCTGTAGAGCTTAATGGTACACTAGGAAGTTTTCAAGTAGGAAGTCTATACGTAGATGCGTTGCGTGCAATTGATAAACCAG GAAAGTACCGTCGTATTGCTGATGCTTGTGACATAACTCAATGTATACACGACAAAATGACGTGTTCATCTGAGGGAGTGATTTGTTTATCTACTTGTGAAGATAATAAAGATTATTGTCAAAATAATTCTACATGTGTTGATAACATGTCAGCAGAAAATTTCATTGGGTGCAA TTGTGTTGATGGTTATAAAGGCTACCAATGTGAAATACCACCGAAGAAAAGAAGTCGACCTTATAGTG AGAATGTTTTCATCGGCATAATTGTTGCAGCGTCAGTTGTTCTTTTCTGTCTTCTACTGCTTCTTGCGTGTTTGTTGTGTAGCAGGATTAAGAGGAAGAAATCAGAATACAG ATCTGATATATACCCAGCCGAGAACGTGATAGCCTTAGAGATGTCAAGCGATTATTTTATAGTAGGTGGGTCGG CCCAGACAGAAGACTCCTTCCTATTGACGCAATATATGCTGAATGGTATCCCACCAAAACCTGGATTTTCACATTCGGTTATGCAGACTACTGACTCATTCCTCCTTAATAAATCTCAAGGGAGACCTTACATCAAGAAAGGTAAAACCGCCCCAGCCCCTAATACTCCAAGCAAACCAAAGAACAACACCACTGATAACGACAAATCTCGCGAGAAAGCTGTGGATGTTACTCTCGAAAAGAGGCAAAAGCCAACAGAGAAGGTGAAAGGTCAAGCGGAAATAGATGGCGGTGTGGATAATAAGGGAGCAGTCAATGAAGCTTTTGTGAAGGATGAGGACATTGTAGCAAGTAAACAAGCCAAAGAAACTGATGATGAATTGAAAGATCCTAAGAAAATTGTTAAAGTATAA